From Spirochaetales bacterium, a single genomic window includes:
- a CDS encoding tetratricopeptide repeat protein, whose protein sequence is MAIKPIDQLFKDALEAGRKRDYNTAVAVLTEIITNYDYPPKVLLYLGRSYHALGDFNRAIAVYEFFLKVNPDSLSGHFFLGRTYLALGLFKRAVQYLKPVLDIKNSPYYFPALSFIGLAFLKARKPEIAVTYFEDALKYDPQNRNIMNGYLNALLIKAIKLFQRNALHDAAEIFEYLIKHKQGNILPHIYLARIYRFLGDNKQALYHYDIASRMSPDDEFLKLQKAVTLLKIGNRSDAQKEMANFQLHFDQGNVLTNDPHRLLRFITMSHFKKGEFRKAIDYGKEILKENYGDIEIHAVIAESYKKLGDLGKAKNHYLRAIEREKNKSELYYGLASILWELEEHEELLHIIKRIQRINPEDRIASYFYALCLSEIGENSQDILKLLQDQIRIHGPDINLMKALSMAYLEVDLPDLAESWLLRILKLEPEDKLALELLIDVYQRLNENKKAKKAFAAYCKVFPDDIETRKEYVKLLLKLNNNGMAIKELLCLIPLVKNNEGLKKTLGNCYIKMEKFEEATLLFRELLRGKPDSLEYLRALIFCLENTNRRKYAIELLKKALRFFKDNTNIHLILGVLYGRNKDYEPAIASFREVIAKYPKHWQAYKNLGTIYRKMGNRAFAEKFFRRAEEYRNNN, encoded by the coding sequence ATGGCAATAAAGCCGATCGACCAGTTATTCAAGGACGCCCTCGAAGCCGGACGAAAGCGGGATTACAATACCGCCGTTGCCGTACTCACTGAGATTATCACCAACTATGACTACCCCCCGAAAGTCCTCCTTTATCTCGGCAGAAGTTATCATGCCCTGGGCGATTTCAACAGGGCGATAGCGGTATACGAGTTTTTCCTGAAAGTGAATCCCGATTCACTGAGCGGGCATTTCTTCTTGGGGAGAACCTACCTCGCACTCGGTCTTTTCAAACGAGCCGTCCAGTACCTCAAACCCGTTTTGGATATCAAGAATTCGCCGTACTATTTCCCCGCACTCAGTTTTATCGGACTGGCGTTTCTCAAAGCGCGTAAACCTGAAATCGCGGTCACTTATTTTGAGGATGCCCTTAAATACGATCCTCAAAACCGTAATATTATGAACGGTTACCTCAATGCCCTCCTTATAAAGGCGATCAAACTTTTTCAGCGTAATGCATTACACGATGCCGCCGAAATATTCGAATATCTCATCAAGCATAAACAGGGCAATATTCTTCCTCACATCTATCTCGCACGAATTTACCGTTTTCTGGGCGATAACAAACAGGCGCTGTATCACTACGATATCGCGTCCAGGATGTCTCCGGATGATGAGTTTCTCAAACTCCAAAAAGCCGTCACGCTGCTGAAAATCGGCAACAGATCGGATGCGCAGAAAGAAATGGCGAACTTTCAGCTTCATTTCGATCAAGGTAACGTTCTGACGAATGATCCCCATCGGCTTCTCCGGTTTATCACTATGAGTCATTTTAAAAAAGGAGAGTTCCGGAAAGCGATTGATTACGGGAAGGAAATCCTCAAGGAAAATTACGGTGACATCGAAATTCACGCGGTGATTGCAGAAAGCTATAAAAAACTAGGAGACCTTGGCAAAGCGAAAAACCATTACCTTCGCGCCATCGAACGCGAAAAAAACAAAAGTGAATTATACTACGGACTCGCCTCGATTCTATGGGAACTCGAAGAACATGAAGAACTGCTGCATATCATTAAAAGAATACAGCGGATCAATCCCGAAGACAGGATCGCTTCCTATTTCTATGCACTATGCCTTTCGGAAATCGGCGAGAATTCCCAGGATATTCTGAAGCTTCTTCAGGATCAAATACGGATTCATGGTCCCGATATCAATCTCATGAAGGCTTTGAGTATGGCCTACCTCGAAGTTGATCTTCCCGATCTTGCCGAAAGCTGGCTTCTTCGCATTCTGAAATTGGAACCGGAAGATAAATTGGCCTTGGAATTACTCATCGATGTCTATCAACGTCTCAATGAGAACAAAAAAGCAAAAAAGGCATTCGCCGCTTATTGTAAGGTCTTTCCCGATGACATCGAAACGAGAAAAGAATATGTAAAACTGCTGTTAAAATTGAACAACAATGGAATGGCGATCAAGGAACTTCTATGCCTCATCCCGCTTGTAAAAAACAATGAAGGCTTGAAAAAAACTCTCGGCAATTGTTATATAAAAATGGAGAAATTCGAGGAAGCGACCCTTCTCTTTCGTGAGCTACTTCGCGGGAAACCCGACTCACTCGAATATCTCAGAGCCCTTATTTTTTGTCTTGAAAACACAAACAGGCGTAAATACGCAATCGAGCTTCTTAAAAAGGCGCTGCGTTTTTTTAAGGATAACACGAATATACATCTCATACTCGGGGTCCTTTACGGCAGAAACAAGGATTATGAACCTGCAATTGCCTCATTCCGCGAGGTCATCGCGAAATACCCCAAACACTGGCAGGCGTATAAAAATCTAGGGACGATATATCGGAAGATGGGTAACAGGGCGTTTGCGGAAAAATTCTTCAGACGCGCTGAAGAATACAGGAACAATAATTGA
- a CDS encoding adenylosuccinate lyase, translating to METRNIFLNISPLDHRYSLSEKTAFDELSRYLSEEAGIRYCIFVECALLKALINLDNGLNDKPRLAEEIGDIVKKIDPQEVYDEEARTHHNIRALVNVIKNKVPEKVRHLVHLGATSQDILDTAHSMRIRDTLRKVVLPLLVRVEETLIGLTEKNAETPQIGRTHGQYAVPITFGFALSSFVSRLGKSIEKMFSLSNDLRGKLSGAVGAYNATSLITGEPETLESRVLEECGLKPSEHATQIIESEYLLRLLLEMNIAFGIVANLADDLRNLQRSEIGEIREAFTKDQVGSSTMPQKRNPWNSEHIKSLWKAFAPRVMTFFMDQISEHQRDLTNSASARFIADFIAGFTAAAQRLLKVLSSLSVNPEIMKDNLEKAGEMALAEPVYILLSLGGEPDAHEIVRKLTLACEKEGKRLVELLESDEHVWEIIKSQLAYVGISDPHTFFSETQRYRGKAVEKAITLAHFYRSKMESINKAL from the coding sequence ATGGAAACACGTAACATTTTTCTGAATATCTCACCGCTCGATCACCGGTATTCTCTTTCAGAGAAAACGGCATTTGACGAACTGTCACGCTACCTGAGTGAGGAAGCGGGGATCCGGTATTGCATCTTTGTCGAATGCGCCCTTCTCAAGGCCCTGATCAACCTCGATAACGGATTGAATGATAAACCGCGGCTTGCCGAAGAAATAGGGGATATCGTCAAAAAAATCGATCCGCAGGAGGTCTATGACGAAGAGGCACGGACCCATCATAATATCAGGGCGCTTGTCAATGTGATAAAGAATAAAGTACCTGAAAAAGTAAGGCACCTGGTACATTTGGGAGCGACCTCACAGGATATTCTCGATACAGCTCACTCGATGAGGATCAGGGATACCCTCAGAAAAGTGGTCCTTCCGCTTCTGGTCAGAGTCGAGGAAACGCTTATCGGACTTACGGAAAAAAATGCCGAAACACCGCAGATAGGTCGTACCCACGGTCAGTATGCGGTCCCGATTACCTTTGGATTCGCACTTTCCTCGTTTGTGTCACGGCTGGGAAAATCAATAGAGAAGATGTTTTCCCTTTCAAATGATCTTCGGGGAAAGCTGTCGGGGGCGGTCGGCGCCTATAATGCGACAAGTTTGATCACGGGAGAACCGGAAACCCTGGAATCACGGGTTTTAGAAGAATGCGGTCTCAAACCATCGGAACACGCCACACAAATTATCGAAAGTGAATATCTTCTTCGCCTGCTTCTTGAAATGAATATCGCTTTCGGGATTGTCGCGAATCTGGCGGATGATCTCAGAAACCTTCAGCGTTCGGAAATAGGGGAGATCAGGGAAGCTTTTACAAAAGACCAGGTCGGTTCGTCGACCATGCCGCAGAAAAGGAACCCTTGGAACTCCGAGCATATAAAAAGCTTGTGGAAGGCGTTCGCGCCCCGGGTCATGACCTTTTTTATGGATCAGATTTCGGAGCATCAACGGGATCTGACCAATTCGGCATCGGCCCGTTTTATTGCGGATTTTATTGCGGGCTTTACCGCTGCCGCGCAAAGGCTGTTGAAAGTGTTATCTTCTCTGTCCGTTAACCCGGAAATAATGAAAGACAACCTCGAGAAAGCGGGAGAAATGGCGCTCGCCGAACCGGTATACATTCTCCTTTCACTTGGCGGTGAACCGGATGCGCATGAGATTGTCAGAAAGCTGACATTGGCATGTGAAAAAGAGGGGAAACGGCTTGTCGAACTTCTCGAATCGGATGAACATGTATGGGAAATCATAAAATCTCAACTGGCATATGTGGGCATTAGCGATCCGCATACATTTTTCTCAGAAACACAGAGGTACAGGGGCAAAGCCGTTGAAAAAGCAATAACCCTGGCGCACTTCTATCGAAGCAAGATGGAATCAATAAATAAGGCGCTGTAA
- a CDS encoding response regulator, which yields MAKVLIVDDDQGFIDTTGAFLKKAGFEVIGAQTKEDGLAAASSEKPDIILLDVTLKAPEDGILLGKELFSKGNTTPIILLENVAVAATFSNDTSGMAIEAYAAKPLDADKIVNKINAILNR from the coding sequence ATGGCAAAAGTGCTAATAGTTGACGACGATCAGGGCTTTATCGATACAACAGGTGCATTTTTAAAAAAAGCCGGCTTCGAGGTTATAGGGGCGCAGACGAAAGAGGACGGACTTGCTGCGGCTTCGTCGGAAAAGCCTGATATAATCCTTTTGGATGTCACACTCAAAGCACCGGAAGACGGTATTCTCCTTGGCAAAGAATTGTTTTCAAAGGGAAACACGACGCCGATCATTCTCCTCGAAAATGTCGCTGTCGCGGCGACATTTTCGAACGATACTTCCGGTATGGCGATCGAGGCGTATGCCGCAAAACCGCTTGATGCGGACAAAATCGTTAATAAAATTAACGCGATTCTCAACCGCTGA
- the guaA gene encoding glutamine-hydrolyzing GMP synthase: MDNIDSVAILDCGGQYTKVIDRKVREHSVKSDIFPLDVESEKLGSYRGIIISGGPESVWSDTSLSYDAGIFGLGIPVLGICYGMHLINNHFHGVVKPGIKNEYGQTTIKVDTACPLFSGLKKEQTVLMSHGDSVLTLAPDFISCATSEHVIAAMYNSRLSIYGVQFHPEVDLTASGKEMMSNFLHTICGLSGNYILEDRIRQAIGKIREQVGKNKVLVLVSGGVDSAVSAALLVKALKPEKVYGIHIDHGFMRKNESDLICRSLSSLGLRHLDRVDAHELFLDTPVQIEGKTYGPLKTVTDPEIKRNIIGHLFIEVLKKEIEKLGLDPSDTFIAQGTLRPDLIESGNPMVSSYAHKIKTHHNDVQIIRRAREKGLVVETNWDWHKDEVREVARRLGISETIAGRQPFPGPGLAIRYLCYEHEGQGVSDKENDRFFRLLGEEGWSSGGCIVPLRTVGVQGDCRSYRYLAVLSGNTEKPDWGTLYRLGTIIPNKLEFINRVAFSLNKKVSASDIRCRPVYLSKENLDLLREIDIIVRKYLEREPISQVFAVLLPAGVKKPFSAAIRAFVTNDYMTGRSAVIDRDIPSDVINAAVKEIESAFPEIDLVLYDVTGKPPATVEWE, encoded by the coding sequence ATGGACAACATAGACAGTGTGGCAATACTCGATTGCGGCGGCCAGTACACTAAAGTGATCGATAGAAAAGTCCGAGAGCATTCGGTCAAATCGGATATTTTCCCCCTTGATGTGGAATCGGAAAAACTTGGATCATACCGTGGTATTATCATTTCAGGCGGACCGGAAAGCGTCTGGTCCGATACGAGCCTTTCGTATGATGCAGGTATATTCGGACTCGGCATTCCCGTCCTCGGTATCTGTTATGGTATGCACCTAATCAACAATCATTTTCATGGTGTCGTCAAACCGGGTATAAAAAACGAATACGGCCAGACGACGATCAAAGTAGATACGGCATGCCCCCTGTTTTCCGGACTAAAAAAAGAACAAACCGTCCTGATGAGTCACGGCGATTCGGTGTTGACCCTTGCGCCTGATTTTATTTCGTGCGCCACCTCGGAGCATGTCATTGCCGCCATGTATAACAGCCGGTTATCGATTTACGGCGTACAGTTTCATCCCGAAGTCGATCTGACGGCATCGGGAAAAGAAATGATGAGTAATTTCCTTCATACCATATGCGGATTAAGCGGCAATTACATTCTTGAAGACCGTATCAGGCAGGCGATCGGAAAAATCAGGGAACAGGTGGGAAAGAACAAGGTGCTCGTTCTGGTAAGCGGCGGTGTCGATTCGGCAGTCAGCGCGGCACTTCTCGTCAAGGCATTGAAGCCGGAGAAGGTTTACGGGATTCATATCGACCACGGTTTTATGAGGAAGAACGAAAGTGATCTTATTTGCAGAAGCCTGAGCAGTCTCGGATTGAGGCATCTCGACCGTGTCGATGCGCATGAACTATTTCTCGACACCCCTGTACAGATCGAAGGGAAAACGTACGGACCGCTTAAAACGGTTACCGATCCTGAAATAAAGCGGAACATAATCGGACATCTTTTTATCGAAGTATTGAAAAAGGAAATAGAAAAACTCGGTCTCGATCCCTCGGATACCTTTATCGCGCAGGGGACCCTCCGTCCCGATCTTATCGAAAGCGGAAACCCGATGGTCTCGAGTTATGCCCATAAAATCAAAACCCATCACAATGATGTTCAGATTATCAGGCGAGCCCGTGAAAAGGGACTCGTCGTGGAGACTAACTGGGACTGGCACAAGGATGAGGTGAGGGAAGTGGCGAGGAGACTCGGTATAAGCGAAACAATCGCCGGGCGGCAGCCGTTTCCCGGTCCGGGTCTTGCCATCCGCTATCTCTGTTACGAACATGAAGGACAAGGCGTTAGTGATAAAGAAAACGACCGGTTCTTTCGATTACTCGGGGAGGAGGGGTGGTCTTCCGGGGGATGTATCGTCCCGTTACGTACCGTGGGCGTTCAGGGCGATTGCAGAAGCTACCGCTATCTCGCCGTTTTATCGGGAAACACCGAAAAACCGGATTGGGGAACGCTGTATCGACTCGGTACGATTATTCCCAATAAACTCGAGTTTATCAACAGGGTCGCGTTTTCACTCAACAAGAAGGTTTCGGCATCCGATATAAGGTGCCGGCCGGTCTATCTATCGAAGGAGAATCTCGATCTCTTGCGTGAAATCGATATTATCGTCCGGAAGTATCTTGAAAGGGAACCAATAAGCCAGGTATTCGCCGTCCTTCTTCCGGCAGGTGTTAAGAAACCGTTTTCGGCTGCCATAAGAGCATTCGTGACCAACGATTATATGACGGGCCGTTCAGCCGTCATCGATCGTGATATCCCGTCCGATGTCATAAACGCAGCGGTAAAGGAAATCGAAAGCGCTTTCCCGGAAATCGATCTGGTTCTTTATGACGTGACGGGCAAACCCCCGGCGACGGTCGAATGGGAATAG
- a CDS encoding pyruvate, phosphate dikinase: MKEHIHFFKKGEYIKDDAILDKIGIRGRRAMELASLSLPILPGFIIDSEIASHLKNDSLEKHLIPYLDRLKKERGRAFGDPENPMLLKIVISPNLAVAHYPTLHNYGLTAKTIEGFNKFVGAHFGFHEVQFLIKGNLELELRIAELEKRTNDYKDIQKLISQLKKELSSSESTSKEKKNLENYLAYLPKGFFDDPIHQLAIAIKRISHMFDIDEMDDDDTAILIQPMVYGNYGEDSSSGNFFTRNVVTGDKVLQGDFYQNEFDTIGSKGKDINNIGVKYLKELQKIAEAIEDHFKEIRHIRFTIEDKVLWLIEQRAVVDKSTQADLQLLLQLLNKKVIDDKYVISNIKTHQLYEILHPVVDINSTKKLKKLKGGISGAPGAAIGKVYFSTDELLDAYKMAQQCGEDTRFILCLEASFAEDVKAIEVGTGVLSSEGGYAAHASVVARQYGKISLVKPEMKISGKKATIGNTVIKQGDYVTLSVPNYGEPTLYLGKAELIEPDPKKSGLLDLIGIVKGGIKDFHVRANADSPRDAELARTFGATGIGLCRTEHMFFHEKRINEFRSMIISDSKKERIKALLRLKSMQQTDFYKLFKIMEGYPVTIRLLDAPLHEFLPHNPAEMSDFIAFLNVGKTPAQRISEKEVRSRCDGLSEFNPMLGHRGCRIAISYPEIYEMQVTAIFEAVYKLQKEKIKVEPEIMVPLIMNERELKIIMYGKNIEGQSIKGLIDIEKEVRKNMDARPIDYKIGTMIELPCAALSADEIARYAEFFSFGTNDLTQTTIGLSRDDFNTFMPDYTLFDILDGNPFQMLNRSVKELVSTAAKRGKMTRPNLKLGLCGEHGAIPENIRFCMETGLSYVSCSAYSVPVASLAVAQLNIEKERG; this comes from the coding sequence ATGAAAGAACATATCCATTTTTTTAAGAAAGGTGAATATATCAAGGACGATGCCATTCTGGATAAAATTGGCATCAGGGGAAGAAGGGCGATGGAACTTGCTTCATTATCGCTTCCTATTCTTCCCGGTTTTATTATTGATTCGGAAATTGCCTCACATCTAAAAAACGATTCTCTGGAAAAACATCTGATACCGTATCTGGACAGATTGAAAAAGGAACGGGGGCGGGCATTCGGCGATCCTGAAAATCCAATGCTGCTGAAAATTGTTATCAGCCCGAATCTTGCCGTCGCCCACTATCCGACGCTTCATAATTACGGTTTGACGGCGAAAACAATCGAAGGGTTCAATAAGTTTGTCGGAGCGCATTTCGGATTTCATGAAGTGCAGTTTTTGATAAAGGGAAATCTCGAACTTGAATTACGGATTGCAGAACTTGAAAAGCGGACGAACGATTACAAAGATATTCAGAAACTTATATCACAACTCAAAAAAGAGTTGTCGTCATCGGAGAGTACCTCAAAAGAAAAGAAAAATCTGGAGAATTATCTGGCATATCTTCCGAAAGGTTTTTTTGACGATCCGATTCATCAGCTGGCGATTGCCATCAAGCGGATCAGTCATATGTTCGATATCGATGAAATGGACGATGACGATACTGCAATCCTGATTCAACCGATGGTGTACGGGAATTACGGCGAAGACTCATCGAGCGGTAATTTTTTCACCCGCAATGTCGTCACCGGGGACAAAGTCCTTCAGGGTGATTTTTACCAGAACGAGTTCGATACGATCGGATCAAAGGGGAAGGACATCAATAATATCGGGGTCAAATATCTCAAAGAACTCCAGAAAATAGCTGAAGCGATCGAAGACCATTTCAAGGAAATCAGACATATCAGATTCACCATCGAGGATAAAGTCCTCTGGCTTATCGAACAGCGAGCCGTCGTCGATAAATCGACTCAAGCGGATCTCCAGCTTCTTCTTCAGCTGCTCAATAAAAAGGTCATCGACGATAAATATGTCATATCGAATATAAAAACTCACCAGCTTTACGAAATACTTCATCCGGTCGTCGATATAAACTCGACAAAGAAACTCAAGAAATTAAAGGGAGGCATTTCAGGCGCTCCGGGAGCGGCGATCGGGAAGGTTTATTTTTCGACGGACGAACTCCTTGATGCGTATAAAATGGCCCAGCAATGCGGTGAAGATACACGCTTTATTTTATGTCTCGAAGCTTCGTTTGCCGAGGACGTCAAGGCGATTGAAGTGGGAACGGGAGTCCTCTCCTCGGAAGGAGGATATGCCGCGCATGCATCGGTTGTCGCACGGCAATACGGAAAGATATCCCTTGTCAAGCCGGAGATGAAAATAAGCGGCAAAAAAGCGACGATCGGAAATACGGTCATTAAACAGGGAGATTACGTTACCCTGAGTGTGCCGAATTACGGGGAACCGACACTCTATCTCGGTAAGGCCGAACTAATCGAACCCGACCCCAAAAAATCGGGATTGCTCGATTTGATCGGGATTGTGAAGGGAGGCATCAAGGATTTTCATGTGAGGGCGAATGCCGATTCGCCGAGGGATGCGGAACTCGCGCGCACGTTCGGTGCAACCGGTATCGGTCTCTGCAGAACGGAGCATATGTTCTTTCATGAAAAAAGGATAAACGAGTTCAGGTCAATGATCATCTCCGATTCGAAAAAAGAGCGTATAAAAGCATTATTACGACTCAAATCGATGCAGCAGACTGATTTCTATAAACTGTTCAAAATCATGGAAGGATACCCGGTGACGATACGTCTTCTCGATGCACCGTTGCATGAGTTCCTTCCACATAACCCCGCGGAAATGAGTGATTTTATCGCTTTCCTTAATGTGGGAAAGACGCCCGCTCAGCGTATTTCCGAAAAAGAGGTCCGTTCGCGATGTGACGGTTTGAGTGAGTTCAATCCGATGCTCGGTCACAGGGGATGCCGAATCGCGATTTCATATCCCGAAATATATGAAATGCAGGTCACGGCCATTTTCGAGGCGGTATACAAACTCCAGAAAGAAAAAATCAAGGTCGAACCTGAAATTATGGTTCCGCTAATCATGAACGAGAGGGAATTGAAGATTATTATGTACGGCAAGAATATCGAGGGACAGTCCATCAAGGGCCTTATCGATATCGAAAAAGAGGTGAGAAAAAACATGGACGCCCGCCCGATCGATTATAAAATCGGGACGATGATCGAGCTTCCGTGCGCCGCCCTGAGTGCAGATGAAATCGCCCGCTATGCCGAGTTCTTTTCTTTCGGGACGAACGACCTTACGCAGACGACGATCGGTCTTTCACGAGACGATTTCAATACGTTTATGCCCGACTATACCCTGTTCGACATCCTGGACGGAAATCCATTCCAGATGCTGAACAGAAGCGTAAAGGAACTCGTCAGTACGGCGGCAAAACGAGGCAAGATGACGCGGCCGAATCTCAAACTGGGACTTTGCGGCGAGCACGGCGCGATTCCGGAAAATATCAGGTTCTGTATGGAGACAGGTCTGAGTTATGTATCGTGTTCCGCCTATTCCGTCCCGGTAGCCAGTCTTGCCGTCGCTCAGCTTAATATTGAAAAGGAACGTGGATAG
- a CDS encoding fused MFS/spermidine synthase — protein MKKKKEQSRSLVIPCITVCLSSACIMIMEIVAGRLLARYLGATLYVWTSVIGVVLGGITLGNYIGGRLADKYPPQKTLAVLFAFSSAACVLIIAANAGIGAWRWLWQFPWPLRVFLHVAGVFFIPSALLGTISPVVAKTALDRGHPKGRTLGIVYAWSAGGSIIGTFLAGFFLISWLGTHTIVWMTGGVLLAAGILYWYKFWGLYVWAGVFFIFLFFGNTGSSWAAAGIFLSLREVKNDNILYEDESDYCYIAVERISENPDIRTFTQDDLKTHSKINMDAPDDLQFVYTKIFAAAASMVSNSRTPLSFLSIGGGGYVFPRYLAARYPGSRIDVVEIDPAVTKAAKTAFGFSEGSGIATVTMDARHYINALLEGAVLANTHVSYDVVFGDAFGASFIPFQLVTKECNDALADILSPQGLYVVNIPDVYPKGRLLGSYVHTMRQTFPYVYVVSEYKTYFTGRNFVVIGSGQKLDIIRLKTDQELDDVDLWILANDEIARTRYGNLILTDDYAPVDMLEGPFFMVRSRTAAAGEMIRKADRLKETGNITSSIAALNAAISRCPELSIPIYDRIGEIYAEIEEWDGVVRAGKSAIAYNEQADVHIDVSDIHYNIGVILFNEGNYRESFDHLKKAIAGYNILMEKNPGSIDLLSKLGNALAYTGDYGAAAVMFSRAKTIDAYDPDIRLLLVSVYIEQGKLREAENELENAIGFFEKAKMEEGVRRIKEYRTNLSGLTR, from the coding sequence ATGAAAAAAAAGAAAGAACAGTCACGCTCGCTTGTCATTCCCTGCATCACCGTATGTCTTTCGAGTGCCTGTATCATGATCATGGAAATTGTCGCCGGCAGGCTCCTCGCCCGATACCTCGGTGCGACATTATATGTTTGGACCTCGGTAATCGGCGTTGTTTTGGGGGGTATTACCTTGGGCAATTATATAGGCGGACGGCTTGCGGATAAATACCCGCCCCAAAAGACGCTTGCCGTTCTTTTCGCTTTTTCATCCGCGGCCTGTGTTCTCATTATCGCGGCCAACGCGGGAATCGGGGCATGGCGGTGGCTCTGGCAATTTCCATGGCCGTTACGTGTTTTTCTCCATGTCGCAGGCGTTTTTTTCATTCCGTCCGCTCTGCTTGGAACAATCAGCCCGGTTGTCGCTAAAACGGCCCTGGATCGGGGACATCCGAAAGGGAGAACCCTCGGGATTGTCTATGCCTGGAGTGCCGGTGGGAGTATTATCGGGACCTTCCTCGCCGGATTTTTCCTTATTTCCTGGCTGGGGACGCATACCATTGTCTGGATGACCGGCGGCGTGCTTCTTGCAGCCGGCATTTTATACTGGTACAAGTTCTGGGGTTTATACGTCTGGGCCGGTGTTTTTTTCATTTTTTTATTTTTCGGTAATACGGGGAGTTCATGGGCCGCTGCCGGGATTTTTCTTTCCCTGCGTGAGGTAAAAAACGACAACATTCTTTACGAGGATGAAAGCGATTATTGTTATATCGCGGTCGAACGGATTTCGGAAAATCCGGATATCCGTACGTTTACACAGGATGATTTAAAAACACACAGTAAAATCAATATGGATGCTCCGGATGATCTTCAATTTGTTTACACGAAAATTTTCGCCGCCGCAGCGAGCATGGTTTCAAACAGCCGCACTCCCCTTTCCTTTCTCTCGATCGGCGGCGGCGGGTATGTCTTTCCCCGCTATCTGGCTGCCCGTTATCCCGGCTCGCGAATCGATGTCGTTGAAATCGATCCGGCGGTAACGAAGGCAGCGAAAACCGCGTTCGGCTTTTCGGAAGGATCCGGTATCGCGACCGTCACCATGGACGCCCGTCATTATATAAATGCCCTGTTAGAAGGAGCAGTATTAGCCAATACCCATGTAAGCTATGATGTCGTATTCGGCGATGCTTTCGGCGCTTCTTTTATTCCTTTTCAACTCGTCACCAAAGAATGTAACGATGCTTTAGCGGATATTCTTTCGCCACAAGGCCTTTATGTCGTAAATATTCCCGATGTTTATCCGAAAGGAAGGCTTTTGGGAAGTTACGTTCACACAATGCGGCAGACGTTCCCGTATGTATATGTCGTATCGGAATACAAAACTTATTTTACCGGCCGAAATTTTGTCGTTATCGGAAGCGGACAAAAACTCGACATTATTCGTCTGAAAACCGATCAGGAACTCGATGATGTCGATCTCTGGATACTGGCTAACGACGAGATCGCGCGTACCAGATACGGTAATCTTATCCTGACGGATGATTATGCACCGGTCGATATGCTTGAGGGCCCCTTTTTTATGGTTCGTTCGCGGACCGCGGCAGCGGGTGAAATGATCCGTAAGGCCGATCGATTAAAGGAAACCGGCAATATCACCTCCTCCATTGCGGCATTAAATGCGGCAATCAGCAGGTGCCCCGAATTATCGATACCGATATACGACCGGATCGGCGAAATCTATGCGGAAATCGAAGAATGGGACGGAGTCGTCCGGGCTGGAAAATCGGCGATCGCCTATAATGAACAAGCCGATGTGCACATCGATGTCTCCGATATCCATTACAATATCGGAGTGATACTTTTCAATGAGGGAAACTACCGGGAAAGTTTCGACCATTTGAAAAAGGCGATCGCGGGATATAATATCCTGATGGAAAAAAATCCCGGTTCGATCGATCTTCTTTCAAAACTCGGGAATGCCCTTGCGTATACGGGAGATTATGGGGCCGCAGCTGTAATGTTTTCGAGGGCGAAGACAATCGATGCGTATGATCCGGATATCCGGCTTTTACTTGTTTCGGTGTATATCGAACAGGGAAAGCTTCGGGAAGCGGAAAATGAACTCGAAAACGCAATCGGGTTTTTCGAGAAAGCAAAAATGGAAGAGGGGGTCCGGCGTATAAAGGAATACCGCACGAATCTCTCCGGACTTACTCGGTAA